Proteins from one Mus pahari chromosome 10, PAHARI_EIJ_v1.1, whole genome shotgun sequence genomic window:
- the Fxyd2 gene encoding sodium/potassium-transporting ATPase subunit gamma isoform X2, which translates to MLCRYTHQDDLERLEETLWSSLSQQWLLTADLLWTCHGCQDTKTLGGTESSVVSLRHPGLGTFQPLRGPHYVPELLLRPLIQCEGRKCHCSHPSPRQGQALPGSCVLQTPPAAPAMDRWYLGGSAKGTENPFEYDYETVRKGGLIFAGLAFVVGLLIILSKRFRCGGGKKHRQVNEDEL; encoded by the exons ATGCTCTGCCGGTATACCCACCAGGATGATCTTGAGAGGCTGGAGGAGACCCTGTGGTCCAGTCTCAGCCAACAGTGGCTTCTTACAGCAGACTTGCTCTGGACCTGTCATGGCTGCCAGGACACAAAGACTCTGGGAGGCACTGAGTCCTCAGTTGTCTCCTTGCGCCATCCCGGCTTGGGGACCtttcagcctctcagaggacctCATTACGTGCCGGAACTCTTGCTGAGGCCG CTCATCCAGTGTGAAGGGAGGAAGTGCCACTGTTCCCATCCAAGCCCCAGGCAAGGGCAGGCACTCCCTGGCTCCTGTGTACTTCAGACACCTCCAGCAGCTCCTGCCATGGACAGGTGGTACCTGG GTGGCAGTGCCAAGGGGACAGAGAATCCCTTCGAGTATG ACTATGAAACCGTCCGCAAAGGAGGCCTGATCTTCGCGGGCCTGGCCTTCGTCGTGGGCCTCCTCATCATTCTCA GCAAAAGGTTCCGCTGTGGGGGCGGTAAGAAGCATAG GCAGGTCAATGAAGATGAACTGTGA
- the Fxyd2 gene encoding sodium/potassium-transporting ATPase subunit gamma isoform X1 — translation MLCRYTHQDDLERLEETLWSSLSQQWLLTADLLWTCHGCQDTKTLGGTESSVVSLRHPGLGTFQPLRGPHYVPELLLRPLIQCEGRKCHCSHPSPRQGQALPGSCVLQTPPAAPAMDRWYLGGSAKGTENPFEYDYETVRKGGLIFAGLAFVVGLLIILKKTWTPEPHPVMMLEEGAKPGRTGSSRVSLAEKWHQT, via the exons ATGCTCTGCCGGTATACCCACCAGGATGATCTTGAGAGGCTGGAGGAGACCCTGTGGTCCAGTCTCAGCCAACAGTGGCTTCTTACAGCAGACTTGCTCTGGACCTGTCATGGCTGCCAGGACACAAAGACTCTGGGAGGCACTGAGTCCTCAGTTGTCTCCTTGCGCCATCCCGGCTTGGGGACCtttcagcctctcagaggacctCATTACGTGCCGGAACTCTTGCTGAGGCCG CTCATCCAGTGTGAAGGGAGGAAGTGCCACTGTTCCCATCCAAGCCCCAGGCAAGGGCAGGCACTCCCTGGCTCCTGTGTACTTCAGACACCTCCAGCAGCTCCTGCCATGGACAGGTGGTACCTGG GTGGCAGTGCCAAGGGGACAGAGAATCCCTTCGAGTATG ACTATGAAACCGTCCGCAAAGGAGGCCTGATCTTCGCGGGCCTGGCCTTCGTCGTGGGCCTCCTCATCATTCTCA AGAAAACATGGACCCCCGAGCCCCACCCTGTGATGATGCTGGAGGAGGGGGCTAAGCCTGGCAGAACTGGCTCTTCCAGGGTCTCCTTGGCGGAAAAATGGCATCAAACTTAA
- the Fxyd2 gene encoding sodium/potassium-transporting ATPase subunit gamma isoform X3, which produces MAGTISETSANSGGSAKGTENPFEYDYETVRKGGLIFAGLAFVVGLLIILSKRFRCGGGKKHRQVNEDEL; this is translated from the exons ATGGCTGGGACAATCTCAGAGACGTCAGCAAACAGTG GTGGCAGTGCCAAGGGGACAGAGAATCCCTTCGAGTATG ACTATGAAACCGTCCGCAAAGGAGGCCTGATCTTCGCGGGCCTGGCCTTCGTCGTGGGCCTCCTCATCATTCTCA GCAAAAGGTTCCGCTGTGGGGGCGGTAAGAAGCATAG GCAGGTCAATGAAGATGAACTGTGA